The following DNA comes from Serinus canaria isolate serCan28SL12 chromosome 1A, serCan2020, whole genome shotgun sequence.
GAAGAGAAATCTCTGTTCAGTGGCCCCTCCTGcactgagaaatgaaaataatgggACCTGTCTCATGTTCATGCACCATCTTCTCAGCACGGGCCCAAAGGAAACCCAAATGGGGCAAGGCTAATTCCAAAACTCTGAAAGAGCCATCCTAAAAATCCAAATCTCTGACAAAGGCTCTGTTCCACAAGGAACCTGACAGTATTCTCATCTGGGCTGCACAGGTACTTCTGGAATGCAGTGGGAATGCCATGGCTCAGGGCATGGGGGTATCTTCCCTAAGGCCAGTTTGCTCCTTTCAGGGAGGAAATTTCAGGGACCATGCCTGGACTGCTGAGGGAGGCCAGGATTTCAGGAGAAACTGGGCACTCTGCAGCCAGCTCTTCTGTCACTTCTAGGAGGTTTTGGGAGTAAGGCAGGTGTGTCCTGCACTGGTAAGGATAGACTTGGTGTCCTGCTTGCAGCAGGTTTTTCACTTCCTGAGCCCCCAGCTGTTACCAACAGGGCAGTTTAGCAGGACCTGCTGCAGAACTCCCTGAACTACTCTGCTAAGAAAATCCAGACCTTCAGTCTGTTCAAGCTGACTTCAGGGGCTCTGACTCTACCACAGGTCCTCCCTAGGAACTGTTCCCACTTGCAGATGCCTGCTGTGAGGTTATCACAAAGCCCTGGGCAAAGCACAAACCTAAGCAGACTGTGATAAGTTGTCCAGTTCTGTCAATGTAAAGctgagcttttctttctgcttatttctctctctctctctttttttttccccaatggAATAAAATGAAGGTACAGCCTTGTCGCATAAATCCTGCTCCATAATGAGCTGCTTCTGCCCAAGGATCTGTGACTGCCTGTAACATTTTCCTCTGTCTCTTGCTGTCTGTTTGCTTTGTAAAAGGTCAGAAACCATTTggaaaagaacttttaaaaaataatggatACATGCATGTTCGTAACATTAGTCTTTTAACTCATGACAGTAATTTGCAACTAATAAAAGGGAGCAGGTTCTGAGCTGAGTTCCTGCTCTTCTTCACTCACAGCTGATTCTAAATTATACACCAAATATCATCTGTTCTGTGAGGTATCTTTGATAAAATTAGACAGTAACTTAGGATCCATTGAATCATTTCCATTGGAAGAGACATTCAAAGATCATACAGAGTGACCTCTGTGTGGCATTGAGGGTACAGAAACTTGGCAGAAAATGAACACCCTTGCATTCCAGCTGATCCTCACACATCAgaggggctgcctgcagctggcctTAATTTCTGATTGCTGAAAATTCAGCCCTGTAAGCTCAGTATGTAAAATAAGAAGCATGAGCACTGATTCACAAATAGTTCAGTTTCATAATTCAGCCCTATAGACCTGGTTGCATTCAATAAGAACTGCTGTAATCACAGACTAGAGAACAGTGTAGTTTCTTGAAGAAACAGAACTACAAATTCAGAATTGCCAGAGCTAGATGCACTATGACAGAGCTTCAACAAGAACAATAATGTTATGTTAACCCAGATATTAttgttgctattattattattattattattattattattattattattattattattattattattattattattattattattattatgtgaTGAATCTTACCAATAAGgcctgctcagctgggaggagagagaggagagtaGCCTGTTGACTGTCTCCAAGGTCTTTTTGTCTTCCTCCCAAACaggttaaatattttaaaattctaccCCCCTTATATAAACATAATCTTATCCCACTCTCCCTCTTATATGTGGCATGATCTGGGTGGAGAATTGAGTAATACAGTCACATATGTGGTAGCACATACTTCATAAAAGTTATTAGCATATGCAGTAGCATGCAATTTAACACATAACTTTTATTGGgcaaaagttcctttttttgcCATGTGTCTTTCAAAGTTCAGATCATGACTTTGCTCCATTTGTGCTGTTCCTCAGATCCAAAGGGCGACCATCTTCCCTTCACCTCCAGCCCAATCATTCTCTCTTGGCATCAAGGATGCATCTCCTGATGTGCACAGATAGCAGGAGACAGTGCAGACATGGGCAGTGAGCTGCAGCCCTTGCCTTGGCCCTTGGTTGTCATCTCacacctctgtgctgcaggcaaGGACTTCTTTTACTAGATGAAGTTTCAGTGTTTGACGTAAGCCATAAtcctatatttttctttttatatttaatttcttccataGGTGCTGGCAGCCCAATCCTGAAATCATTGAAAAAAGAATCCTGCAGTCAGTGTGGTCTCAGCTGTTCATGCAGGGCTGATGTACAAAACTCACATGGGAATGGAAGTGCAAAGAGATCAACAAAACACTATGtgcaaaaagaaattctgaatgCAACAGAACTCCAACTCTAGAAATGATTGTCCAAAATTGAGTATGGAGAGTGACTGGGGATCCCAGGAGGAGTCACACCGATGCCTTCATTATGCTTTTACAAGATGTTATGTAGAGGAGAGATCTCAAATTCCCACAGAAAAAAGTATTTGATAACCCTGTGTCCAGCAGAACACGGGGTGCATTGTGATCTAGAtagtaaaaaataaacttgtGGAAGGAAAACTCTGTTGTGTAATCTTACTATGTCAAAGGTGTCTGGTTGAAAAGTTGTTCTATACCCAAATCTAAGCTGGTTCAAATCTGTACTGacatgcaggcagcagagaacagGTCTGGTAATAATGCTATTTATGTTGCCCTCTTCCAGACTCCACATCTGGCGGTCCCCAGCTTCCTGCCCAAACATTGTAGGTGTTTCACAACTGAAAACAGCTCCTTCCTTTTGAGAACCTGTAAACTTAGTCTTGAAATGTACATAACTTAcattttacaatttatttaGCCCAGGATAACAGGAAGGATTTTTCCCTGCTTTACTCAGCTGTCATGGcttaaccccagccagcaactaagcactgtgcagctgctccctcactCATTCCCAGAGATGggggagaaaatcagaaaagggaaaaaactttgTGGCTtaagataaagacagtttaattgGCAGAGCACAAGCCAtgcaaacaaaggaaaacaaggaattaatttatcacttcccatgggcaggcaggttctcagccacctccaggagagcagggctcagccatGCCTGATAGTGACCTGGGAAGATGAAAGCCGTCACTGGAGTACTCCCCTCCCTTCTTCTTCCCCACAACTTTATCTGCTGTGCATGAAGCTGCATGATTtagaatatccctttggtcagttgggatcagctctcctggctgtgtcccctcccaccTCCTTCTGCACTCCTGGACTCCTCATGGGTggtgtgagaagcagaaaaggccttgggtctgtgtaagcactgctcagcaataactaAAACATCCCTGCCTTATCAACGCTGTTCCCAGCACAAATTTTAAACAACTCTGTGCCTGAACTAACACAGTTTGCTTTTTATGGAAGCCTAGCTTCTAATTTTCTCTACCAAACATAGAAGATCTCTCAATAAATTATGGAATCGTTTCACTTTGATGTTTTAAGAATTGAATACTTAAGGCAGAcgttttattgttttttaaagatatgATGAGGCCAGgcagaataaattatttcaccTGACAACAGCTGCcataaaatatatacacatacacaagAAGTACAGGAATCACATAACCCACTAAGAGAGAATGAACACATGTATAAATTCATGCTTGAAATTTACCTGGTTTTGTGGTAATCTGACAGGCCATTGGGCTTTGTGGTGACTAATGATGAGAAATTCTGTAACCCCATCATAAAAAAGTGTTCTTaagtagaaaataatttgttattctgggggagggaggaactTAAACAGAATTCTTTACAGGTTCCCATGGCTGTTCTGCTATATGTAGGCCTTTTTCTAAATCGGGGGTTCATTTGGCATTATTGGAATATCACAGACTTCAGATATTGACATTTACTAAGCACATCTGTGAAATGAACAGCTGACCctatggaagagaaaatgtggaaacccagggcactgggaatatttctctgtctgctctggggtgccctgacccccaggggacCACTGACTTTGAtcctcattcatggagaaagtatcccagacttcaagatggaccagaatccacaaaagtgtgaaatagattatagagatTAGTGTAGGTGTttcacttggtgagaaatttagggtttgggatttttagtgtgttgtggatgcaagaaagatggagggcacagggtgttgtcctgggtttcttcttcatgcttcttcttccttctttctcatgggtttgggtggcattttgtaattgggcagaaaagtccccactgggggctctgtgggatcagtcattgggttaaaagggaaaataatgcaggtgtcagttcttaattggatagcTCAGTCTTAAAAGgccttgtaacaagagattgtcagcaattttgtgccttctaatgaaaagctgcaaactcacagtagtgagactgATTTACtggtaagaaataataaacacttgagtccAAACATGAACTAACATCTCAAatgccttcaatccagacccagagaaaccaacaACTGGTACTGCCACAAGAAATCAAATGAAACCAGGTCTTTCTTGTAATAAATTGCAGTACTGAACCCTTGTTTtgggctatttttttttaacctttattCTAATTTTGGGGCAGCTTAATATTTAATCATAAAGTATATCCTTTTGGTTTTTGTCAAAGTTATATCCAGACACTAAACACCAGCATGTAGCACACATTAGAAAATACTGAGCAGAGctcatatattttctttcttttgccaGTATCATGAGGCATCTTAACATGTTTAATCAAAACAGTTATTAACCATATGTCCAAAAAAAGTCATAGAAGAGTGAGATGTGTTCCCTCTTCACTGCAATCATAAATCACACAACTGAACCTCAGTCCAGTAGGTTAGCAAGGAATTTGAGCCATGATAGCAACAGTAACCCCTGAGTTTTTCTTAGGATATCAGACTTTCTTATGTCCAGTATAGGAATCTGCTTATTAGCTAGAGAAGCCTGCTGAAGGGGGTGTGGGGGCCTGAGGGACAGACAGAGATCAGACACCATGTCAGTGCttggtaatttaaaaaaagctgtttctgaGGGAGAATCAGTCtggagctgtgcacagctctcCCACAGCTGAACTCAGATGGCATCTGCAGGGCCTGCAGTGCCCAAGCTGAGGGGAAAGGTGGATGAGAAACGATGAATTTGGGTTACTGACTGATATGCCAGTGGTGCAATTGGCATAAACATGACATTACACTTATCCCTGCAGGATTAGTTTTCCCAGGCCACTCTTGCTTTTTGTGACTGCACTCCCTTTTTCCAGTAGGTATGTATGCTGTGCTTCCCAACTCAGCTTCACAAGTTTaacaggaatttttaatttgatgGTAATTTCGCTCCTGTAATGGACAGTATAACCATTGGAGCTCATATGCACAGTGCATTCAGTGTTCCTGCACACATACACCCTTTCTTGTTGCGTGGAACAATTTCTCACAATATTCGAGTCATCTCTTAAGTGAAAGATCAGCTTTGCTCAAGCCTTGTGCTCATTAACAAAGTAAATCCCTGCCCACCGGCTATGAACACCTCATACTCCCTGTAAGCCACTTCCTCACAGAGCAATCGGGGAAAGGAGCGCGCACTGCACCCCTTAAACCGAGACAGGGAATTGCCAGTGACCAGAGCTGCAATGTGTGTAGAGAATACCAAGTTTTTATGGTTTCAAGTGCGCAGAAACGAAGACCCAGGAAAGAACTGAGCGCGGCAGCTCCGACGAGCGGATTTTGAGCTCCGAAGCGAAGGACTGCACCGAGGCCGCTCGAAACCTCGAACTCCTCGGACCCCGGGGGCCTACGGCTTCCAAGGCGGGCACGAAATGTGACGGGAAGTGAAAAAGGCCGAGAGGATGAGGAAGATGGGAGAGGCGGTACAAACCAAGCAGGGAATTCGAAAGCCTCTTCCGCCAAGTGAATGTAAAGAGAAAGGTGGAGCGCCTTTTTAACCCGAAAATTGCTGGGCGCTAGAAAAGCCCGAAAGCGACGGCCAATGTTTGAGGAGCGCGGGCTTTTCGAAGAGTGCCGCGCTCTGGGGGCGGTGCGAGCTGCGCTTTCCTGCGCGGCTCTCCGCCTCCGGCTGAGGGGAGATGAACCCGGGGAGCCGcagcatccccatccccactcccCCTCCCAGGAGCCGAGGCGCCCGAAGCGGAGCCTGTCGCTACCGCGAGGAACCCCTGGTAGCACCGATTCCTGCACCGAACGGGAAGGTATTTGCTCGgggattatttatttaaatgagaCACCGCTGCGGTGTCGCTCTGCACCGGAGAAGAATAGCGCAAGGAAGTTACCGGGTCCatttaaaagcaacagcaacGGAGATACAAAGAACTTTTAATTGTGCACGGATAACGAGAAAAccacttaaaaaataatttaagagtTCCAGCTCTTTTTGTGAAAACTTAGGTGGCTCTTAAAAGAGCCGTTGGGTTTATCTGCAAGGCAGATGGGGGTTTTTTTCGCGCCACTTATTTTTTCTTGGGTGCCGCCTTCTTCGCCTTGGCTGCTTTCGGCTTTGCCGCCTTGGGCTTGGCCGCTTTGGGCTTCACCGCCTTTGCCTTAGCCGGGCTCCTGGCTGCTACCGCCGCTTTTTTGGGCTTAGCAGCCTTTGTCACCTTTTTGGGACTCTTGGCTGCCTTCTTGGCTGCGGCGGCCGCCGGCTTCTTCGCCTTCTTGGGGCTCTTTTTCGCTGTCACCGGCTTCTTGGGCTTCTTAGCAGCGCTGGCGGGCTTCTTCGCCGCCGGCTTCTTGGGCTTGGCTGCAGCAGTTTTCTTCTTCGGAgctttttccttcacttctcCGGGTTTCTTGCTGAGGCGGAAAGAGCCGGAGGCGCCGGTGCCCTTGGTCTGCACCAAGACGCCCTTGCTGACGAGGCTCTTGATGCCCAGTTTAATGCGGCTGTTACTTTTCTCCACATCGTAGCCTCCGGCGGCCAGCGCCTTCTTGAGCGCGGCGAGCGAGAGCCCCTTGCGCTCTTTGGAAGCAGACACGGCCTTGGTAATCAGCTCGGTGACGCTGGGCCCCGCGGGCTTGCGGGCTTTGGAGCCGCTCGCCGCCTTCTTCGGCTTCTTGGCGGCGGGAGCTTtggccggggccggggcggcggcggcgacaTCGGGCGCGGCGACGGGAGCGGTCTCGGCCATGTCAGCTCGGTCCTGTCCGGGGGAACAATGGAGGagtcgccgccgccgccccttTTATAGCGGCGCCGCGCGCGCTGATTGGTGCGCCGCGCTGCGCCCCAcctcccgccgccgcgcccgcTGTGTTTCTTCAAGGTccaaaaagcactttttcttcaggaattttGCCGCCTGTGCACCCCGTTTCTTGCcggaagggaaggggggagtCTGTCCTACAGGCTAGTGGAGTTTCCCCCTAGAAGGAGCGGAAATGAGGAAAACGCGACCGCTGAAACTCAGCGGCGGGCAGCTGCAGAGACCTCGGCAGAGAGAAACCTTcggtttatattttaaattaaaattctacCGTCAGTGAAATGGGCACAACTGGCACAAAATCTTGTTCTTTAGAAGGTTCTCTGCAAAGCAGGACAAAACCAGATTGGTGTGAGCGGTTGGTGTCAGAGAAAATGGATATTTAATCCGAGGAAGTAACACAGTTTTGCCCCGTGGTCCCAGACGCTGATGCAGAGCTGGCTCCCTCGGCTGAGCCGCTTCCCTCCGAAATCACCGCGCTCAGTCTCTTCGGAGATCACGGTGTCTCAGCCAGTGCCTTTTGGGGAGATGTCTGTGCTTTAGCAGCACGTGTGAAAGTCTATGTACCTTTCCTTATGCTTGGGCATTTCAGTGAAACAAAGCACCGACGTGCCCCTCTGTACGCTGAAGCTACTGTCACTGCATTTTCCATATAACACTAACGAAGCAGCTTGCGTTTGTTAAATTCAGAAATCAGGATAGCTGCAATTACAAGTAATCTGATTTTAATCAGTAATTATTCTCCTTTGCCCCGTAATTAAAATTGACGGGGAAGCAGAATCTGGAGTGTACTGAATTTTGAATTGCGCAGGGAGTCAAACCTGAAAATGCATCTTTTGACGGTATGTTGAGAAGCCAGGAGACTTAAAGCAAAACTGGTTTCTCGGTTTTAATGAAAGAATGTTGATTGTGTAAGTTTGTATCTTTGATAACACCATCTGGTGATTCACCACTTCTttactttcagaagaaaaaaacctacacCTTAGCAAGAGGATTCCTGCCCCGGGAAGTGGTAGCTCCATATTACAAACAatggatgtttttcttttttttttttttttttcccttcgTTTTCAATGCAATGTTGCTTTGCTTCAAACACCAGGCAGTTAACAGTCTGCCGGCAGCAGTATTGTGTTCTGTACCCTCCATATCCGGGGCTATCATCAGCTCCTAAAACCCTGCGAGCAGCTAAATTCAGAGCTGAAAGGAGGTGCTAAAGGATGAATGAAATGTCGGTAAAACCTCCCGCTGTTTGAGGGtgtgaaaataaagaaacacagCGACCTCAGTAATTTGAGAAACGTCGTGTTCTTTGCTTATTAGCCGTGTTTAATTGAAAAATCTAAACTGCTACAATCAGAGGAAACACTGGATTTAATCTAGTaatttgaaataactttttttccctgcttgaAGGTAAATGttgaaaaaatacagcttaGTGAGGTCTCCCTTAGTAAACCTATAAAACAAAGGTAAATGCATGTTTTGGATGATAATACCAAGCATAACAAAACCGCGGTGTGACCCTGCAGAATGTTGCATTGATTCTTGATTAATTACAGtaatgagaaaacaaatttaatgCCCACTTAATCTGATACTTATTTCCTATAGTGGGAGAGGATTAAGGTCTTCTGTGACACTACTGAACACTATCAGAAtgctgaaatactttttttctaaactAGTAATAGTAACCTCATTGCCAAGAGCAGTTCAAAACCTCCCAGAGGCACTAGTGCTAAGATCTAGAGTTCTCTAGCTCCTTGATATTTTATATAAGTGCTTAATTTTGTCAAGATATTCACATTTATTGGCTGCTTTCTGGGCTTGTACAGGAACTGTTGTAATCTTGATCAACCCCTGAAAGACTCGGtaatccttttatttcttcacacTTCTTTATGGCAGAAAGGAATTCTGAAAGTCCTGGAAATGTAAACAGAACAATtagtatttttccttattttcattgTCATGTGtgtatattgatttttttagaaACAGGAAAGTGTTTAGAGTTGTGATTCTACTTTCTCAAGCTCATCTTTCCTTCAGGTAAGATATCACTGAGCCTTGGAGGTAATCTCTGCCCACTGTGAGAGACAAAGAAACGTCAGATTGGTGGTGTGTGGCAGTGGATGCTGGTGAGAAATGAACCATTATGAGCTCCTGTTCAGTGGAGACCAAAACAAAGGTGAGCATAAGACAGGAAGGGCAGACCTGAGTGTTGATGCAAGTCAGACATCACTTGCctgacttttttcttcagctatGTTTTGCTTTTGGATATTCAAGCATAATACCTTAGAATCATCCAAGTATTTACATTGTAACCCAGTAAGTGAGCTTTAATTTCTCAGCCACTGTagactaaaattattttttcagccaCTAgagaaaacctcaaaaaagGGAACATGTTCTCAACACAGCAACTTGGTGCATTTGCATGTGTATACCAGGGAGGCTTCCCCAGGCTTGGATGCTCCATCTTTTCTTCACACAGAAGTTGTGTTTGGGTTTCACCACTCCATTCAGCTTccccatatttttaaaatcagcaaaTCAGTCAATAGAAAGACCAAAATAGTGTAGCAAAATATGGTTGCTTTTCTTCCAGGGAATAAAACATGTTTATGAATTAACACAGGCCTGTACAGAGATTCTACCCAGAATTTTTTTTGAAGGTTAatagaggggaaaagaaaaaaaaaaaaaaaaccaacattgTCAAGTGGGTTCATATTCTGCATCCAACTCCCACACGTGTTGTAAATTAATTACACTTTATGCAGATTGCTTACAGAAACTGGGCATCTACCCTTGCTGCAGTTCCAAAGCTGATGCATAGCACAAATGTTC
Coding sequences within:
- the LOC108961592 gene encoding histone H1.03; translated protein: MAETAPVAAPDVAAAAPAPAKAPAAKKPKKAASGSKARKPAGPSVTELITKAVSASKERKGLSLAALKKALAAGGYDVEKSNSRIKLGIKSLVSKGVLVQTKGTGASGSFRLSKKPGEVKEKAPKKKTAAAKPKKPAAKKPASAAKKPKKPVTAKKSPKKAKKPAAAAAKKAAKSPKKVTKAAKPKKAAVAARSPAKAKAVKPKAAKPKAAKPKAAKAKKAAPKKK